From the Nonlabens marinus S1-08 genome, one window contains:
- a CDS encoding DUF2911 domain-containing protein, producing the protein MSRYISISIVFGLLLITSCKEKKTEPLPEQSKETTIEQPPKKVLSPHTSAMATIGNAHIHIDYSSPGVRDRMIFGGLLAYDQVWQAGAHMATWIETDTDLEIDGKELKAGKYGFFTIPSKEEWTIILNSNWNQHGKDEYDEKDDVIRFKITPIIADSLKEHLEYNIKKISDTEGEITLAWEKVKVVIPFKVK; encoded by the coding sequence ATGAGTAGATATATTTCAATTAGTATAGTGTTCGGTCTTCTTCTTATTACCAGTTGTAAAGAGAAGAAAACCGAGCCATTGCCGGAACAGTCGAAAGAAACAACCATAGAACAACCGCCAAAAAAAGTGTTAAGCCCCCACACCTCTGCAATGGCGACCATTGGTAATGCGCACATCCATATTGATTATTCATCGCCAGGGGTTAGGGACAGGATGATTTTTGGTGGTTTGCTGGCGTATGACCAAGTCTGGCAAGCAGGGGCACATATGGCTACGTGGATAGAGACGGATACGGATTTAGAAATAGATGGTAAGGAACTGAAAGCAGGTAAATATGGATTTTTTACCATTCCTTCAAAAGAAGAATGGACCATCATTTTAAATTCCAATTGGAACCAGCACGGAAAGGATGAATATGACGAAAAAGATGATGTAATACGATTTAAGATAACACCGATTATTGCAGATAGTCTAAAAGAACACTTAGAATATAATATCAAGAAAATTAGTGATACGGAAGGTGAGATAACATTAGCTTGGGAAAAAGTTAAAGTAGTAATTCCATTCAAAGTAAAATAG
- a CDS encoding DUF305 domain-containing protein, with protein sequence MENSMENKKKNQYTKFVGMLAASFVAMYITMYLNTYEWDHVWFSLTRFYMVCLGIAAMAIIMFVAMRGMYKNKKKNIAIVLGSIVLFVSALTLVREQKSTVGDVLWMKAMIPHHSIAILTSKRADIKDPEAKKLAEEIIEAQLREIAQMKKIIYRLENEKEE encoded by the coding sequence ATGGAAAATTCAATGGAAAACAAAAAGAAAAATCAATACACAAAATTTGTAGGAATGCTCGCTGCATCCTTCGTGGCTATGTACATCACAATGTACCTAAACACTTATGAGTGGGACCACGTATGGTTTAGCCTAACCCGCTTTTATATGGTCTGTTTAGGGATTGCAGCGATGGCCATTATTATGTTTGTTGCAATGCGCGGGATGTACAAAAACAAGAAAAAGAATATCGCAATTGTTTTAGGAAGTATAGTATTGTTTGTAAGTGCTTTGACCTTGGTGCGTGAACAAAAATCAACTGTGGGCGATGTGCTCTGGATGAAAGCAATGATACCGCACCATTCAATAGCAATTTTAACAAGTAAAAGAGCAGATATCAAAGACCCTGAAGCTAAAAAATTGGCAGAAGAAATTATTGAGGCACAATTACGGGAAATCGCACAGATGAAAAAAATAATTTACAGATTAGAAAACGAAAAAGAGGAATAG
- a CDS encoding PepSY domain-containing protein has translation MVNRKTAKWIRKAHRYLGIFLGIQFLMWTISGMYFSWTDIDEIHGDHFKKEIPEQTAFSGLVGSSQLNIQEPIKSLELLEIADAPYYWINETVLYNALTGTKKDELTEQEAIKVSERYMLADLEFDQIRRIESVGDHHEYRGRPLPAYEISYKTDENLKAYVAIENGAFQTVRHRDWRWFDFLWMTHTMDYQGRDNFNTIVLRAFSLLGLITVLSGFILWYISSPTLRKLIKNNRK, from the coding sequence ATGGTCAATAGAAAAACAGCAAAATGGATTCGAAAAGCCCACCGCTACTTGGGTATCTTCCTGGGTATTCAGTTCCTGATGTGGACGATTAGCGGGATGTATTTTAGCTGGACGGATATTGACGAGATACACGGCGACCATTTCAAAAAAGAGATTCCTGAACAAACTGCATTTTCAGGTTTGGTGGGAAGTTCTCAACTAAATATTCAGGAACCGATTAAGTCATTAGAATTACTTGAAATAGCGGATGCGCCCTATTATTGGATTAATGAGACTGTGCTTTATAATGCACTTACAGGAACAAAGAAAGACGAGCTCACAGAACAAGAAGCAATCAAAGTGTCAGAACGCTATATGTTGGCAGATTTAGAATTTGACCAAATACGAAGAATTGAATCTGTTGGCGACCACCACGAGTACCGCGGACGACCATTACCTGCTTATGAGATTTCATATAAAACCGATGAAAATTTAAAAGCCTACGTGGCGATTGAGAATGGTGCTTTTCAAACAGTACGTCATCGCGATTGGCGCTGGTTCGATTTTTTATGGATGACCCACACAATGGATTATCAGGGAAGGGATAACTTCAACACTATTGTTTTAAGAGCTTTTTCACTGTTAGGCTTGATAACAGTATTGAGTGGCTTTATCCTTTGGTATATTTCATCACCAACTCTTAGAAAATTAATTAAAAACAATCGTAAATAA
- a CDS encoding permease, whose amino-acid sequence MNEFLKQWGEAAYTTTGFFWMALWAFILGYIISSMIQIFVTEKRMQKTMGENEGKSVLLGTFFGFISSSCSFSALAGTKSIFKKGASFVSSIAFLLASTNLVIELGIIISIFLGWQFVVGEYVGGILLIGISWILIRLINPKKLIEKARKNLENEDDDEMDGSKDWKKQITNEDSWARVAKKYKMEWQMVWKDVTVGFTVAGITAAFVPDSFFQTLFINSGQGNTDFTFLEILEHIVVGPVAAFLTFIGSMGNIPLAALLFGKGVSFAGVMAFIFSDLVVFPVLRINAKYYGWKMSLFILFLLFTALIGTALTLHYGFDLLNMLPDSSQVKIQDSEFFKIDYTFFLNVAFLIISAYLVYLGFFKRKDVEDSMSEMAPKSPLLEKILKYAAFICYIWLAGGLIVKFLVN is encoded by the coding sequence GTGAACGAATTTTTAAAACAATGGGGCGAAGCCGCCTATACGACCACCGGATTTTTCTGGATGGCGCTTTGGGCATTCATTTTGGGATATATCATCAGTAGTATGATACAGATTTTCGTGACCGAAAAGCGGATGCAAAAAACAATGGGCGAAAACGAAGGCAAAAGTGTGCTTTTGGGCACTTTTTTCGGCTTTATTAGTAGCTCGTGCAGTTTTTCGGCTTTGGCAGGTACAAAATCCATTTTTAAGAAAGGGGCAAGTTTTGTGTCTTCCATTGCCTTTCTGTTGGCATCGACCAATCTCGTCATAGAATTGGGGATTATCATTTCCATATTCTTAGGATGGCAGTTCGTGGTTGGCGAATATGTAGGTGGTATTCTCTTGATTGGTATTTCGTGGATTCTGATACGACTCATCAATCCTAAAAAACTCATCGAAAAAGCCCGTAAGAATCTCGAAAATGAAGATGATGATGAGATGGACGGTTCCAAAGATTGGAAGAAACAAATAACGAACGAAGACAGTTGGGCGCGCGTTGCCAAAAAATACAAGATGGAATGGCAAATGGTCTGGAAGGATGTAACCGTAGGTTTTACCGTTGCGGGTATTACAGCGGCTTTTGTGCCAGATTCGTTCTTTCAGACCTTATTTATCAATAGCGGTCAAGGCAATACAGATTTCACATTTCTCGAAATTCTGGAACATATTGTGGTCGGTCCGGTTGCCGCATTTTTGACGTTTATCGGTTCAATGGGCAACATTCCGTTAGCAGCGTTACTATTCGGAAAAGGCGTGAGTTTTGCGGGCGTAATGGCCTTTATTTTTAGCGATTTGGTGGTTTTTCCAGTATTGCGCATCAATGCAAAATACTACGGCTGGAAGATGTCACTCTTCATCTTGTTCTTACTTTTTACAGCATTAATCGGTACGGCATTGACACTTCATTATGGATTTGATTTATTGAATATGCTACCAGATTCATCACAGGTGAAGATTCAAGATAGCGAATTTTTTAAGATTGATTATACCTTTTTCTTGAACGTTGCTTTTCTCATCATTTCGGCCTATCTCGTTTATCTGGGTTTTTTTAAGCGAAAAGATGTAGAGGATTCAATGAGCGAGATGGCACCCAAAAGCCCTTTACTCGAAAAGATTTTAAAATATGCAGCCTTCATCTGTTATATATGGCTCGCTGGAGGACTGATTGTAAAATTTTTAGTGAACTAA
- a CDS encoding ion channel — protein sequence MDKEKDIETTRAFYGQLFNSSKYVLLVLLIASVIELYALPTMEGLLAIGILLALTLLKIGFIIALSFNQLMKIIGQSHLLSHVLVLFGYLIVLIVLSFAIDYTALQFVDAIHFKMNNSIGNDGLSVVFDLSYFSLITFSSVGYGDIVPISLPAKILVALEVALRFFVLVFGIANVNRIRVNK from the coding sequence ATGGATAAAGAAAAAGACATAGAAACCACAAGGGCGTTTTATGGGCAACTTTTCAATAGCTCAAAGTATGTTCTATTGGTGCTGCTAATTGCTTCAGTAATCGAACTGTATGCGCTACCTACTATGGAAGGGCTTTTGGCTATAGGTATACTTCTTGCCTTAACATTACTAAAAATAGGATTTATTATAGCCTTGTCCTTTAACCAACTAATGAAGATAATTGGTCAGAGCCATCTATTGAGCCACGTACTGGTCTTGTTCGGATATCTGATTGTGTTGATAGTTTTATCGTTTGCAATAGATTACACGGCGTTACAGTTTGTGGATGCTATTCATTTTAAAATGAACAACAGTATTGGCAATGATGGACTGTCGGTAGTTTTTGATTTATCCTATTTTAGTTTGATAACATTCTCATCAGTAGGATATGGTGATATAGTCCCAATTTCCTTACCCGCGAAAATCCTGGTGGCGCTTGAAGTGGCACTGCGGTTTTTCGTCCTGGTCTTTGGTATCGCAAATGTGAATAGAATTCGAGTAAATAAATAA
- a CDS encoding heavy metal translocating P-type ATPase — protein sequence MKHTYHIHGMTCNGCQNHVEKILSNVAGVTSASVNLEKAEATIEMESHIPIETFQKVLNDDGGTYSIHKPGEHHHKDDSASAKAKKPQPKGKGTGTFYCPMHCEGDKTYDKPGDCPVCGMDLVEEQNLTATTSEQWTCPMHPEVVKDGPGDCPICGMDLVPMKPDISAEEKTYKKLLKKFWIAVAFTLPIFFIAMSEMLSNNPLESILEIKYWNWAQFVLSLPVVFYATWMFFERAYRSIVTWNLNMFTLIGIGTGVAWVFSVFGMLFPQLFPQDFLTESGTVFVYFEATTVILTLVLLGQVLEARAHSKTNSAVKELLKLAPNKAIKVVDGNEEEVSIDQIEKGDILRVKPGDKIPVDGKITEGETTVDESMISGEPIPVNKSVDDKVSSGTINGNQSFLMEAEKVGSDTLLSQIIKMVNDASRSRAPIQKLADTVSGYFVPIVIFIAVITFIVWAIWGPEPAYVYGFVNAIAVLIIACPCALGLATPMSVMVGVGKGAQNGVLIKNAEALEKMDKVDTLIVDKTGTITEGKPTVEKVGSFDDKQFSESEILHFIASLNSSSEHPLAEATVKYGKQQNVELSKTENFSAITGKGVEGTVDGKKLDLGNDRMMEYAKATISSAMKDEAQSFQKQGKTVSYLAIDGKVSGYVVIGDKIKKTSAKAIKELQDKGIAVIMLTGDNHDTAQAVASELNLADFKASMLPENKLQEVEKLQNEGKVVAMAGDGINDAPALAKSNVGIAMGTGTDVAIESAMITLVKGDLHGIVKAKNLSHMVMRNIKQNLFFAFIYNTLGVPIAAGVLFPFFGLLLSPMIAALAMSFSSVSVIANALRLRTKKIDS from the coding sequence ATGAAACATACCTATCACATACACGGAATGACCTGCAACGGTTGCCAGAATCACGTCGAAAAAATACTTTCCAATGTAGCGGGAGTAACCAGTGCATCGGTCAATTTGGAAAAAGCAGAAGCCACCATCGAAATGGAATCTCACATTCCTATCGAGACTTTTCAAAAGGTATTAAATGATGACGGCGGTACGTATTCTATCCACAAACCGGGCGAGCATCATCATAAAGATGATTCCGCTTCCGCGAAAGCGAAAAAACCACAACCCAAAGGCAAAGGAACAGGAACCTTCTACTGTCCAATGCATTGCGAAGGAGATAAAACCTACGACAAGCCAGGCGACTGTCCTGTCTGCGGAATGGATTTAGTCGAGGAACAAAATTTAACCGCCACCACTTCCGAGCAATGGACCTGCCCTATGCACCCTGAAGTTGTTAAAGACGGACCTGGAGACTGTCCTATTTGTGGGATGGACCTGGTGCCGATGAAACCCGATATTTCCGCAGAAGAAAAGACCTATAAAAAATTGCTCAAAAAGTTCTGGATAGCAGTCGCTTTTACATTGCCTATATTTTTCATAGCAATGTCAGAAATGCTGTCAAACAATCCCTTGGAAAGTATTCTCGAAATAAAATACTGGAACTGGGCTCAGTTTGTGCTTTCCCTTCCCGTGGTTTTCTATGCTACGTGGATGTTCTTTGAACGTGCGTATCGCAGTATTGTCACCTGGAACCTAAATATGTTTACGCTCATTGGCATAGGTACTGGAGTGGCTTGGGTTTTTAGTGTTTTCGGGATGCTGTTTCCGCAGCTTTTCCCCCAAGACTTTTTAACCGAATCAGGAACTGTATTTGTTTATTTTGAGGCGACCACAGTTATTTTAACGCTGGTGCTACTCGGACAGGTACTTGAGGCCCGTGCGCACAGTAAGACCAATTCTGCGGTCAAGGAACTCTTAAAACTTGCGCCCAATAAAGCTATTAAGGTAGTCGATGGAAATGAAGAAGAAGTTTCCATCGACCAGATAGAGAAAGGAGATATACTACGAGTAAAACCAGGAGATAAAATTCCTGTTGATGGCAAAATTACCGAAGGAGAAACTACTGTAGATGAATCGATGATTTCGGGAGAGCCCATTCCAGTTAATAAATCTGTAGATGACAAAGTAAGTAGCGGTACCATAAACGGCAACCAGTCGTTCTTGATGGAGGCCGAAAAAGTAGGTAGCGACACATTACTTTCCCAAATCATCAAAATGGTAAATGATGCCAGTCGCAGTCGTGCCCCTATCCAGAAATTGGCCGATACGGTTTCAGGCTATTTTGTGCCAATAGTCATATTTATTGCGGTCATAACCTTTATCGTTTGGGCAATCTGGGGTCCGGAACCCGCTTATGTCTATGGGTTTGTGAATGCCATTGCCGTATTGATTATCGCCTGTCCGTGTGCATTAGGATTGGCAACACCGATGTCCGTTATGGTGGGTGTTGGTAAAGGCGCTCAGAATGGCGTACTTATCAAGAATGCCGAAGCCCTTGAAAAAATGGACAAGGTAGATACCCTTATTGTTGATAAGACCGGAACAATTACCGAGGGAAAACCCACGGTGGAGAAGGTAGGTTCTTTTGATGATAAACAATTTAGCGAAAGCGAAATTCTACATTTTATTGCATCTCTAAACAGTTCCAGCGAGCATCCATTGGCCGAAGCTACTGTGAAATACGGAAAGCAGCAGAATGTTGAACTATCAAAAACCGAAAATTTCAGCGCAATAACGGGAAAAGGCGTAGAAGGTACTGTTGATGGCAAGAAGCTCGATTTAGGAAACGATAGGATGATGGAATATGCCAAGGCTACTATTTCATCTGCTATGAAAGATGAAGCACAATCCTTTCAAAAACAAGGGAAAACCGTTTCGTATTTAGCTATTGATGGTAAGGTTTCAGGCTATGTCGTGATAGGCGACAAAATCAAGAAAACAAGCGCCAAGGCCATCAAGGAATTACAGGACAAGGGGATTGCCGTGATAATGCTCACGGGCGATAACCACGATACAGCACAGGCCGTAGCATCAGAGCTAAACCTTGCTGACTTTAAAGCCAGTATGTTACCTGAAAATAAGTTGCAGGAAGTTGAAAAATTGCAGAATGAAGGGAAGGTGGTCGCAATGGCAGGTGATGGCATCAATGATGCACCAGCACTGGCAAAAAGTAATGTGGGAATCGCTATGGGGACAGGTACAGATGTAGCCATAGAAAGTGCGATGATAACCTTGGTAAAAGGTGATTTGCACGGTATCGTAAAAGCTAAAAATTTAAGCCATATGGTTATGCGAAATATCAAGCAGAATCTCTTTTTCGCTTTCATCTATAATACCTTAGGTGTGCCCATTGCGGCTGGAGTCCTATTTCCGTTTTTCGGTTTGTTATTATCACCTATGATTGCAGCTTTGGCAATGAGTTTTAGTTCCGTATCGGTTATTGCAAATGCCTTACGATTACGTACCAAAAAAATCGATAGCTAA
- a CDS encoding YybH family protein, producing MKTLKLTTVVMLLIIATSPLFGQDAKTEKEAVLTVMKSYKDALQNLTTDGTFELFTEDSEVFESGGVEGTYSHYIEHHLGPELGHFEKFEFSDYEIDVKVDVPYAFTTETYIYTIVLNPDDKGNSRAIKKKGVATSILKKIDGKWKIIKTHSSSRNTK from the coding sequence ATGAAAACACTAAAATTAACTACGGTGGTAATGTTGCTCATAATAGCGACAAGCCCACTATTTGGACAAGATGCAAAAACAGAAAAAGAAGCAGTGCTTACAGTAATGAAAAGCTATAAGGATGCCTTACAAAACCTAACGACCGATGGTACTTTCGAATTATTTACCGAGGATTCCGAGGTTTTTGAATCGGGAGGCGTCGAGGGTACGTACAGCCACTATATAGAACATCATTTAGGGCCGGAATTGGGTCACTTTGAAAAATTTGAATTTTCAGATTATGAAATCGATGTAAAGGTAGATGTACCCTATGCCTTTACTACCGAAACATACATATATACCATTGTCCTCAATCCGGACGACAAGGGAAATAGCCGGGCCATAAAGAAAAAAGGGGTAGCAACCTCAATCCTTAAAAAAATAGATGGAAAATGGAAAATAATAAAAACCCATTCATCTTCAAGAAATACTAAGTAA